In one window of Verrucomicrobiota bacterium DNA:
- a CDS encoding creatininase family protein, producing the protein MSRARFEHRYEKLTWPEINDAVELGKVCIIPCGAVEQHGPHLPLDVDMVCPTGIAQGAGRQWPDKILVLPTVSYGYTGHVMDFPGTINQHFEHFIHHVLDITKSLAYHGFKKILLLNGHGSNMPNLDLVARRTNLETDAECILAAWWNLLTVDPNFLPAWRESKFPGGCAHACELETSLYLHLSGDDVRKDLIDNGAISFNEEQSPFNWVDLFAAGPATLISWTSSYSQSGVLGEARLATAEKGRVAYEEAVKQLGRFVAWFQPRPKDPRVDRHRRPPTMPMPWNQTSVG; encoded by the coding sequence ATGAGCCGCGCACGCTTCGAACATCGTTACGAAAAGTTGACTTGGCCGGAGATCAACGACGCGGTCGAACTCGGCAAGGTTTGCATCATTCCCTGCGGCGCCGTGGAACAACACGGCCCGCACCTGCCGCTGGACGTGGACATGGTCTGCCCCACGGGCATCGCGCAAGGAGCTGGGCGTCAGTGGCCGGACAAGATCTTGGTGTTGCCTACCGTGAGTTACGGTTACACCGGGCACGTCATGGACTTCCCGGGAACCATCAACCAACACTTCGAGCATTTCATCCACCACGTGCTCGATATCACCAAGTCGCTGGCCTACCACGGTTTCAAAAAGATTCTGCTGCTCAACGGCCACGGTTCGAACATGCCCAACCTGGATCTCGTGGCGCGACGGACGAATTTGGAAACGGACGCGGAATGCATTTTGGCCGCCTGGTGGAACCTGCTCACGGTGGATCCAAATTTCCTGCCCGCTTGGCGGGAGAGCAAATTCCCCGGCGGCTGCGCGCATGCCTGCGAATTGGAAACGTCGCTGTATCTCCACCTGTCAGGCGACGATGTGCGTAAAGACCTGATCGATAATGGCGCCATCTCGTTCAATGAAGAGCAGAGCCCCTTCAACTGGGTGGACTTGTTTGCCGCCGGCCCGGCCACTTTGATCTCGTGGACCAGCAGCTATTCGCAATCAGGAGTCTTGGGAGAAGCCAGGCTGGCGACGGCGGAGAAAGGCCGGGTTGCTTACGAGGAAGCGGTCAAACAACTGGGGCGGTTTGTAGCCTGGTTCCAACCGCGTCCGAAAGATCCTCGCGTCGACCGGCACCGTCGCCCCCCCACCATGCCGATGCCCTGGAACCAGACTTCGGTGGGTTGA